The proteins below are encoded in one region of Corynebacterium felinum:
- a CDS encoding AMP-dependent synthetase/ligase: MQEISTPAEYTIGDHDTCLTALLASAKARPYGVMFTRPKNFEWVNVTAAEFISEVYEVAKGFIANGVQQGDRIALLSETRYEWSLLDFAIWAAGAVSVPIYGSSSLSQVEWIIEDSGAVFAVTEKREHTELMKNLVLKEDGKPALSESPSQLRRVLEINASAISTLKFEGRSVDDTEVDARIAATKSTDLSSLVYTSGTTGRPKGCRLTHKNWLSEVYGLLTNPIGAIAVPGSRVLTFLPLAHVLSRAVSLAVAIGGATQSHWSDFSTLGVEFQRARPNLILGVPRVFEKVRNSAAANAAEGGAVKAALFAQAEKTAIEYSRALDTAEGPSRALRLKHKTFDKLVFSKIRAAMGNSVKYAISGGSAMSPDIMHFFRGLGAPIYEGYGLTETSAAATVDFVDQKIGTVGPPVGGTSVRINADSEILIKGNTLFDGYWNNPEATAECFDEEGWFNTGDLGELLETGHLVITGRKKDLIVTAGGKNVSPGPMEDSLRSHPLISQAMVVGDGKPFVGLLVTLDEDAIKRWKLNRNIPESRTIAELALDPVLRAEIQDAINQTNAMVSHTEAIKKFQILDRDLTEEADELTPTMKVKRNVVARRYADAIEKLYQR, from the coding sequence ATGCAGGAAATCAGCACCCCAGCCGAGTACACCATCGGCGATCACGACACCTGCCTCACCGCATTGCTGGCCAGCGCCAAGGCCCGCCCTTATGGTGTGATGTTTACCCGCCCGAAGAACTTTGAATGGGTCAATGTGACCGCTGCCGAGTTTATTAGCGAAGTTTATGAAGTAGCCAAGGGTTTCATCGCCAACGGCGTGCAGCAAGGCGATCGGATCGCACTACTGAGCGAAACTCGCTACGAATGGTCGCTGCTTGATTTCGCTATCTGGGCAGCTGGAGCGGTCAGCGTTCCTATTTATGGTTCTTCCTCCCTGTCGCAGGTGGAGTGGATTATTGAAGATTCCGGTGCTGTTTTCGCAGTCACCGAAAAGCGCGAACACACCGAATTAATGAAGAATTTGGTGCTGAAAGAAGACGGCAAACCAGCGCTGAGCGAATCCCCCTCGCAGCTGCGCCGCGTGCTTGAAATTAACGCTTCGGCCATTTCCACCCTCAAGTTTGAGGGGCGTTCCGTGGACGATACTGAGGTGGATGCGCGCATTGCAGCGACGAAGTCCACAGATCTTTCCTCCTTGGTGTACACCTCCGGCACCACGGGGCGTCCGAAGGGTTGTCGTCTAACACATAAGAACTGGTTGAGCGAGGTCTATGGTCTGCTCACCAACCCCATTGGTGCCATTGCAGTTCCGGGCTCACGAGTTCTTACCTTCTTGCCACTGGCACACGTGCTTTCCCGCGCGGTGTCGCTGGCTGTGGCAATTGGTGGGGCAACCCAGTCGCACTGGTCGGATTTCTCCACCTTGGGCGTGGAATTCCAGCGTGCCCGCCCGAACCTGATCTTGGGTGTTCCCCGAGTCTTTGAAAAGGTGCGCAACTCCGCTGCGGCGAATGCTGCTGAAGGTGGCGCGGTGAAAGCCGCCCTGTTTGCGCAGGCGGAAAAGACTGCCATCGAATACTCCCGTGCGCTCGATACCGCTGAGGGCCCGTCGCGTGCGCTGCGTTTGAAGCACAAGACTTTTGACAAGCTGGTGTTTTCCAAGATCCGCGCCGCCATGGGTAATTCGGTGAAGTATGCCATCTCCGGTGGATCGGCGATGAGCCCAGACATCATGCACTTCTTCCGCGGCCTTGGCGCCCCCATTTATGAAGGCTACGGCCTGACCGAAACCTCGGCGGCTGCCACCGTGGATTTCGTGGATCAAAAGATCGGAACCGTGGGTCCGCCAGTGGGTGGCACGAGTGTGCGCATCAATGCTGATTCTGAAATCCTGATCAAGGGCAACACGCTTTTCGACGGCTACTGGAACAATCCGGAAGCAACCGCTGAGTGCTTCGATGAGGAAGGCTGGTTTAATACCGGCGACCTCGGCGAACTGCTGGAAACTGGCCACTTGGTGATCACCGGCCGTAAGAAGGATCTGATTGTGACCGCCGGTGGTAAGAATGTTTCCCCCGGCCCGATGGAAGATTCCTTGCGCTCCCACCCGCTGATTTCTCAGGCCATGGTGGTTGGCGACGGAAAGCCTTTTGTGGGCTTGCTTGTTACTTTGGATGAGGATGCGATCAAACGGTGGAAGCTCAACCGCAATATTCCTGAGTCGCGCACCATTGCGGAGCTCGCCTTAGATCCAGTATTGCGCGCTGAAATTCAAGATGCCATTAACCAGACCAATGCGATGGTCTCGCACACTGAGGCGATTAAGAAGTTCCAGATTCTCGATCGGGATCTCACTGAGGAAGCCGATGAGCTTACCCCAACGATGAAGGTCAAGCGCAACGTGGTGGCCCGCCGCTACGCTGATGCGATTGAAAAGCTTTACCAGCGCTAA
- the hrcA gene encoding heat-inducible transcriptional repressor HrcA encodes MLVLRAIVADYIRSQEPVGSKALVERHKLDVSSATIRNDMAALEAEGYIVQQHKSSGRIPTHKAYRLFVDSLQEIKPLSSPQRRAIERFLEGAVDLEDTLRRSAQLLSQLTHQAAVVQMPTLKMARMKHCEVVLLAPTRLLLVVITDTGRVDQRNVELDSGCTSEQVADLRELLNQVLDGQTLNDASVSLAALGKIQHSTQPHLARCVSVLIDTLVEHPTDRLILAGTSKLPAFPTVLEALEEQVVMLKLLANVQDLHSVGSVSVLIGEETEEDKMSKASVVATGYGAGGLGVVGPTHMDYRATMSKVQAVAQYVSRLVCS; translated from the coding sequence ATGTTGGTGCTGCGGGCGATTGTTGCTGACTATATTCGGTCCCAGGAGCCGGTGGGGTCGAAGGCTTTGGTGGAGCGGCATAAGTTGGATGTGTCCTCGGCGACGATCCGTAATGATATGGCTGCGTTGGAGGCCGAGGGCTATATTGTGCAGCAGCATAAGAGTTCTGGGCGGATTCCAACCCATAAGGCGTATCGGCTTTTTGTGGATTCTTTGCAGGAGATTAAGCCGTTGTCCTCGCCGCAGCGGCGTGCGATTGAGCGTTTTTTGGAAGGCGCGGTGGATTTGGAGGATACGTTGCGCCGTTCTGCTCAGTTGCTTAGTCAGTTGACGCATCAGGCTGCGGTGGTGCAGATGCCGACGTTGAAGATGGCGCGGATGAAGCATTGTGAGGTGGTGCTGCTTGCCCCTACGCGACTGTTGTTGGTGGTTATTACTGATACCGGGCGTGTGGACCAGCGTAATGTTGAGCTGGATTCAGGCTGCACTTCGGAGCAGGTTGCGGATTTGAGAGAGCTGTTGAATCAGGTTCTTGATGGGCAAACGTTAAATGATGCGTCGGTGTCGTTGGCTGCGCTGGGCAAGATTCAGCATTCTACTCAGCCGCATCTTGCGCGGTGTGTGTCTGTGCTTATTGATACGTTGGTTGAGCATCCGACTGATCGTCTGATTTTGGCGGGTACGTCGAAGTTGCCCGCGTTTCCCACCGTGCTTGAGGCGCTGGAAGAGCAGGTTGTGATGTTGAAGCTGCTGGCTAATGTGCAGGATTTGCACTCCGTGGGTTCTGTCAGTGTTCTGATCGGCGAGGAAACTGAAGAGGATAAGATGTCGAAGGCATCGGTGGTGGCAACGGGCTACGGTGCAGGTGGGCTTGGGGTGGTTGGCCCGACGCATATGGATTATCGTGCAACGATGTCGAAGGTGCAGGCTGTCGCCCAGTACGTCTCCCGCCTTGTGTGTAGCTAA
- a CDS encoding hemolysin family protein, producing the protein MSVVVLASVIIGALLLSGLVGTVEAAVSTISRARVDQMIKETDARASKSLAKVLDRRAEHINLLVLVKTFLDATAAVCAGILATQLLEKWALTAAIVGVTLVSFTIIGVFSRTVGRKNPYRISLGSAMVLNIVATILGPVTKILIWIGNVIAPGAGFRDGPYSKEVELREMVDIAQEHGVVEIEERRMIQSVFDLASSIAREVMVPRPEMLWIESGKTAGQATSLCVRSGHSRIPVIGETVDDVLGVVYLKDLVKQTYYDTDGGRSVLVDDVMRPAKFIPDSKNLDALLHEMQTERFHIAILIDEFGGVAGLISIEDILEEIVGEIADEYDEREIAPIEQSDDDPKVYRVVSRLFLEELVERISDDHDIRIQFPEEVTEQVDTVAGLIAFDKGRVPLPGTEIECAGLKLVAEGGRDRRGRIKVRSVVVTVLPPTTEEE; encoded by the coding sequence GTGAGTGTTGTCGTTTTAGCCTCAGTGATCATCGGGGCGTTGCTGCTTTCCGGCTTGGTGGGAACAGTGGAAGCGGCAGTGTCCACTATTTCCCGCGCCAGGGTCGACCAGATGATCAAGGAGACGGACGCGCGGGCGTCGAAAAGCTTAGCGAAAGTACTTGATCGCCGCGCCGAACACATCAACCTGCTGGTGCTGGTGAAAACTTTTCTCGATGCGACCGCTGCAGTATGCGCGGGCATTCTGGCCACCCAATTGCTTGAAAAATGGGCGCTGACAGCCGCTATTGTTGGCGTCACGCTCGTCTCGTTCACCATCATCGGCGTTTTTTCGCGCACCGTCGGCCGGAAAAACCCGTACCGCATTAGCTTAGGCTCCGCCATGGTGTTGAACATCGTAGCCACCATTTTGGGGCCGGTGACCAAAATCCTGATCTGGATCGGCAACGTCATCGCCCCCGGCGCAGGATTCCGCGACGGGCCCTACTCGAAAGAAGTCGAGCTGCGCGAAATGGTCGATATCGCCCAAGAACACGGTGTGGTGGAGATCGAAGAACGCCGCATGATTCAAAGCGTGTTCGACCTTGCAAGCTCCATCGCCCGCGAAGTGATGGTGCCGCGCCCAGAAATGCTGTGGATCGAATCCGGCAAAACCGCCGGCCAAGCCACCAGCTTATGCGTGCGTTCGGGGCATTCCCGCATCCCCGTCATTGGTGAGACTGTGGACGATGTGCTCGGCGTGGTCTACCTCAAAGATCTAGTCAAGCAAACCTATTACGACACCGACGGCGGACGCAGCGTGCTTGTCGACGACGTGATGCGGCCAGCAAAATTCATCCCAGATTCCAAGAATCTGGATGCACTGCTGCACGAAATGCAAACCGAACGCTTCCACATCGCCATCCTTATTGATGAGTTCGGTGGCGTTGCGGGCCTGATTTCGATCGAGGATATTTTGGAAGAAATCGTCGGCGAGATTGCCGACGAGTACGATGAGCGCGAAATCGCACCGATTGAGCAATCAGACGATGACCCCAAGGTGTATCGCGTTGTCTCCCGCCTATTCTTAGAAGAGCTGGTGGAGCGGATCTCGGACGACCACGACATCCGGATTCAATTCCCCGAAGAAGTGACGGAACAGGTCGATACCGTGGCTGGCTTGATCGCCTTTGATAAAGGGCGAGTGCCGCTGCCAGGCACTGAGATTGAGTGCGCTGGCTTAAAACTCGTAGCTGAGGGCGGGCGTGATCGCCGCGGGCGCATTAAGGTGCGCTCTGTTGTTGTGACGGTTTTGCCTCCAACTACGGAAGAGGAATAG
- a CDS encoding 16S rRNA (uracil(1498)-N(3))-methyltransferase: MSLPVFIAERPLPTRGLVTLSGVEGRHAVAVKRIVAGEHIELIDGEGARAEVKVTETRGKDTLYGEVLTLVVEQPRTPRVTVVQALPKSERSELAIDLLTQGGVDAIVPWEASRCVAKWVGAKADKGRAKWVAAAQSAAKQSRRATIPHIAELASTPEVVALIEQADKALVLHETAAVPLASIDVDVDSIVIIIGPEGGISEDERAVFTQAGAQAVKLGPEVLRTATAGLVALAAIGVRSTRWSTF; the protein is encoded by the coding sequence ATGTCGCTGCCAGTCTTTATCGCCGAGCGCCCGCTTCCCACACGCGGGCTAGTAACACTGAGTGGTGTTGAAGGGCGCCACGCAGTCGCAGTCAAGCGCATCGTCGCTGGTGAGCACATTGAGCTTATCGACGGCGAAGGTGCACGCGCCGAAGTGAAAGTCACCGAAACCCGTGGAAAAGACACACTGTACGGCGAGGTGCTCACCCTTGTTGTCGAGCAGCCGCGCACACCACGCGTGACCGTGGTCCAGGCCCTGCCGAAGTCGGAACGCTCCGAACTGGCCATCGATCTGTTGACTCAAGGTGGCGTCGATGCGATCGTCCCGTGGGAAGCCAGCCGTTGCGTAGCGAAATGGGTGGGTGCGAAAGCGGACAAAGGTCGCGCCAAATGGGTGGCCGCGGCACAGTCCGCGGCGAAACAATCACGTCGGGCAACCATCCCGCATATTGCTGAATTGGCCTCGACCCCTGAGGTTGTTGCGCTCATTGAGCAGGCAGATAAAGCCTTGGTGCTTCACGAAACCGCTGCAGTGCCACTGGCCAGCATCGATGTTGATGTGGACAGTATTGTCATCATTATTGGGCCAGAAGGCGGGATCAGTGAGGATGAACGTGCTGTTTTCACTCAGGCTGGGGCACAGGCAGTCAAACTTGGCCCAGAAGTGTTGCGCACCGCCACGGCGGGGCTTGTTGCACTCGCCGCCATTGGGGTACGCAGCACACGCTGGTCAACCTTCTAA
- the dnaJ gene encoding molecular chaperone DnaJ: MARDYYGILGVDKGASDNDIKKAYRKLARQYHPDVNSTDEAAEKFSEISLAQEVLLDPEKRRIVDMGGDPMSAGGQANGHGGGFGGGFGDIFEAFFGGGGSGRGPMSRVQPGNDALLRTRITLEEAFAGVEKEVTIDTAVLCNGCEGTGSATKEKPVRCTNCGGAGHIQQVQRSFLGNVMTTATCPMCEGFGDVIEKPCTTCDGAGRMKARREKVIRIPAGIADGMRVRMAGQGEVGHGGGPAGDLYVEVSTEPHPVFTREGDNLHLTATVPMVDAALGATFSVIGLDGNPIDFTIPAGTQPADRLIVPDKGMKYLRGEGYGDMIAHVDITIPRELDEKSRQILEQLREHRGDVCGVHDGKDQSLFGRIRNRFRK; the protein is encoded by the coding sequence GTGGCACGCGACTACTATGGCATTCTCGGCGTCGACAAGGGCGCTTCCGACAACGACATTAAGAAGGCCTACCGCAAACTGGCCCGCCAGTACCACCCAGACGTCAACAGCACCGACGAAGCGGCGGAAAAGTTCAGCGAAATCTCACTCGCTCAAGAAGTATTGCTCGACCCAGAAAAACGACGCATCGTTGATATGGGCGGCGACCCCATGTCCGCAGGTGGCCAAGCCAACGGGCACGGCGGCGGATTCGGTGGGGGCTTCGGAGATATTTTCGAAGCATTCTTCGGCGGCGGTGGAAGCGGCCGCGGCCCAATGTCACGCGTCCAACCCGGCAACGATGCTCTGCTGCGCACCCGCATCACCTTGGAAGAAGCATTTGCAGGTGTGGAAAAAGAAGTCACCATCGACACCGCCGTCTTGTGCAACGGCTGCGAAGGCACGGGCTCGGCAACCAAGGAAAAACCAGTACGCTGCACCAACTGTGGGGGTGCCGGCCACATTCAGCAAGTCCAACGCAGCTTCCTCGGCAACGTGATGACCACCGCCACCTGCCCTATGTGCGAAGGTTTCGGCGATGTCATTGAAAAGCCCTGCACCACCTGTGATGGCGCAGGCCGGATGAAGGCACGCCGCGAAAAAGTCATTCGCATCCCCGCTGGCATTGCCGACGGCATGCGTGTGCGCATGGCAGGCCAAGGCGAAGTCGGCCACGGTGGTGGACCCGCAGGCGACCTGTATGTAGAAGTTTCTACTGAACCACACCCAGTATTCACCCGCGAAGGCGACAACCTGCACCTGACCGCAACCGTGCCCATGGTTGATGCGGCGCTGGGCGCAACCTTCAGTGTCATTGGCCTCGATGGCAACCCCATTGACTTCACCATCCCAGCAGGCACCCAGCCTGCTGACCGGCTGATCGTGCCCGACAAAGGCATGAAATACCTGCGCGGCGAGGGCTACGGCGACATGATCGCCCACGTCGACATCACCATCCCGCGTGAGCTTGACGAGAAGTCCCGTCAAATCCTGGAGCAACTGCGCGAGCACCGTGGGGATGTCTGCGGTGTGCACGACGGCAAAGATCAGTCGCTGTTTGGTCGGATTCGCAATAGGTTCCGCAAGTAA
- the hemW gene encoding radical SAM family heme chaperone HemW, with the protein MFGVYIHVPFCASRCGYCDFNTYTPGELGTSASPESYMQALSRELDMAAAQVGQQAQTVFIGGGTPSMLGADGLGKVLEMVRGSFGLAPGAEITTECNPESTSLEFFDSLLGAGFNRISLGMQSASAGVLRVLERAHTPGRAFAAVREAKAAGFTHVNLDMIYGTPTETDQDVRDTLEQVLDTGVDHVSAYALIVEDGTRMARKVRSGQLPAPDEDAYADRFEMIDSALLDAGYDWYEVSNWAKPGGQCQHNLGYWRNHDWWGAGPGAHSHLDGHRFFNVKHPRTYADAVAAEKLPIKESEWLSEWERHEEKVMLGLRLKEGLPAADFSESELAVAQGFADRGLLEVGKTVALTSMGRLLADGMIADILLAGERD; encoded by the coding sequence ATGTTTGGTGTCTATATTCACGTCCCGTTTTGTGCTTCGCGCTGCGGCTACTGTGACTTTAATACGTATACTCCTGGTGAATTGGGCACGTCGGCTTCCCCGGAAAGCTATATGCAGGCCCTGTCCCGCGAGCTCGACATGGCGGCAGCACAGGTGGGCCAGCAAGCGCAGACTGTTTTTATTGGTGGTGGCACTCCCAGCATGTTGGGTGCTGACGGTTTAGGCAAAGTGCTTGAGATGGTGCGCGGAAGTTTTGGCCTGGCACCAGGCGCGGAGATTACAACGGAGTGCAATCCGGAATCGACCAGCTTAGAATTTTTCGATTCGCTTCTTGGTGCTGGTTTTAACCGTATTAGTTTGGGCATGCAGTCGGCGAGTGCTGGTGTGTTGCGGGTGCTGGAGCGTGCGCATACGCCGGGTCGTGCGTTTGCTGCGGTGCGGGAGGCGAAAGCTGCGGGGTTTACACATGTTAATTTGGACATGATTTATGGCACCCCGACTGAGACGGATCAGGATGTGCGCGACACTCTTGAGCAGGTGTTGGATACTGGTGTGGATCATGTCAGCGCGTATGCGTTGATCGTGGAGGACGGCACCCGCATGGCCAGGAAGGTGCGCTCGGGGCAGCTGCCTGCACCGGATGAGGATGCGTATGCGGATCGTTTTGAGATGATTGATTCCGCGCTTCTCGACGCCGGATACGACTGGTATGAGGTGTCGAACTGGGCGAAGCCTGGTGGGCAGTGTCAGCATAATTTGGGCTATTGGCGTAACCATGACTGGTGGGGTGCAGGCCCTGGGGCGCATTCGCATCTGGATGGGCACCGCTTTTTCAACGTGAAGCATCCGCGTACGTATGCTGATGCGGTTGCTGCCGAAAAGTTGCCGATTAAGGAGTCTGAGTGGCTTTCTGAGTGGGAGCGCCATGAGGAAAAGGTGATGCTTGGGTTGCGTTTGAAGGAGGGTCTGCCGGCTGCTGATTTTTCTGAGTCGGAGCTTGCGGTGGCTCAGGGTTTTGCTGATCGGGGTCTGCTTGAGGTGGGGAAGACGGTAGCATTAACGTCGATGGGGCGTTTGCTTGCTGATGGCATGATTGCTGATATTTTGCTTGCGGGCGAGCGCGACTAG
- a CDS encoding PhoH family protein, protein MSQTTRSVELDSAHTTTVLGIHDENLKVLENQLDCQLHVRGDIVTIIGEEHEVARALKVLKELQAIARRGHVISPESVKHAISIVTVEAPQSVAKVLASDIIVRRGKSVRPKTYGQKEYVDAIDENTIVFGLGPAGSGKTYLAMAKAVQALQSKQVSRIILTRPAVEAGEKLGFLPGTLTDKIDPYLRPLHDALRDMVEPEIIPKLMEAGIVEVAPLAYMRGRTLNDAFVILDEAQNTTPAQMKMFLTRLGFGSKMVVTGDITQVDLPGGQKSGLRVVRHILRGVEGIHFAELGADDVVRHQLVGRIVNAYDQYESELQARKQLTEEK, encoded by the coding sequence ATGAGTCAAACTACCCGCAGTGTTGAGCTGGACAGTGCCCACACCACCACGGTGCTGGGGATACACGACGAAAACCTGAAAGTCTTAGAAAACCAGCTCGACTGCCAACTTCACGTCCGCGGCGATATCGTCACCATCATCGGTGAAGAACACGAAGTTGCCCGCGCTTTGAAAGTGCTCAAAGAACTGCAAGCTATCGCACGCCGCGGGCATGTGATCAGCCCAGAATCCGTGAAGCACGCTATCTCCATCGTCACAGTGGAGGCACCACAGTCGGTGGCGAAGGTGCTTGCCAGCGACATTATTGTGCGTCGCGGGAAGTCCGTGCGGCCGAAAACCTACGGGCAGAAAGAGTACGTGGATGCCATTGACGAGAACACCATTGTTTTCGGCCTTGGCCCTGCCGGTTCCGGTAAAACGTACCTTGCCATGGCGAAAGCTGTGCAGGCGCTGCAGTCGAAGCAGGTCAGCCGTATCATTCTGACTCGTCCCGCTGTGGAAGCGGGGGAGAAGCTGGGTTTTCTGCCCGGCACCTTGACCGATAAAATCGACCCTTATCTGCGTCCGCTGCATGATGCGCTGCGCGACATGGTGGAGCCGGAGATCATCCCGAAACTGATGGAAGCAGGCATTGTGGAGGTCGCCCCGCTGGCGTATATGCGTGGACGCACCCTCAACGATGCGTTTGTGATCTTAGATGAGGCGCAAAACACCACCCCAGCGCAGATGAAGATGTTTTTGACCCGCCTAGGTTTTGGTTCAAAGATGGTGGTCACCGGCGATATTACGCAGGTGGATCTACCCGGCGGGCAGAAGTCTGGTTTAAGGGTTGTGCGCCATATTTTGCGTGGGGTTGAGGGTATTCATTTCGCTGAGCTGGGCGCGGACGATGTGGTTCGCCACCAGCTCGTTGGCCGGATCGTCAATGCTTACGATCAGTACGAGTCCGAGCTTCAGGCGCGTAAACAACTCACAGAGGAGAAGTAG
- the ybeY gene encoding rRNA maturation RNase YbeY produces the protein MTIEVVNESGFDGVNEESLIDVARFVLKEMDVHPEAEATISVVDVATMSDLHMQWMDLEGPTDVMSFPMDELTPGMGRPDAQAPGPQMLGDIILCPEFALKQAEKAGHDLGHELCLLTTHGCLHLLGYDHIEPAEEQEMFALQNELLRDWYADCEKRGIRFQPKPSGPGAFPSAAQRAELDEKMQQ, from the coding sequence GTGACTATTGAGGTTGTCAACGAATCTGGCTTTGACGGGGTCAACGAAGAATCGCTTATCGACGTCGCCCGCTTCGTGCTCAAAGAAATGGACGTTCACCCCGAAGCGGAAGCTACTATCTCCGTGGTTGATGTCGCCACCATGTCTGACCTGCACATGCAGTGGATGGACTTGGAAGGGCCGACCGATGTGATGAGTTTTCCCATGGACGAACTCACCCCCGGTATGGGACGCCCAGATGCCCAAGCCCCTGGCCCCCAAATGCTAGGCGATATCATCTTGTGCCCCGAATTTGCCCTCAAACAAGCCGAAAAAGCTGGCCACGACCTTGGCCATGAACTGTGCTTGCTGACCACCCACGGCTGCCTGCACCTGCTGGGTTACGACCACATTGAACCGGCCGAAGAACAAGAAATGTTCGCCCTGCAAAATGAGCTGCTGCGCGACTGGTATGCCGACTGCGAAAAACGCGGCATACGCTTCCAACCGAAACCCAGCGGCCCCGGGGCGTTTCCGTCCGCAGCGCAGCGGGCGGAACTGGATGAAAAGATGCAGCAGTGA